In a genomic window of Hyphomicrobiales bacterium:
- a CDS encoding histidine kinase — protein MSGQPQSLAFRLLFTAVLWSAVTLVLAGLFITTLYQRSVERAFDERLGVYLKVLIGELTFDADTSAELPDPGNLGEPRFALPLSGWYWLISRADTAAIVLTSESLAGDTLALPAPSEAAATGSRPWKGYGIGPGGTELRILSRRITFPDNTAYLVTVAGNADDIRNEISGFRYSVAGALALLGIGLVIGIILQVRIGLRPLGRMREALAAIRTGSKDRLDGEYPRDIAPLANELNALIESNRQVVERARTHVGNLAHALKTPLSVILNESRAQSGPLANKVVEQSEQMQDQIAHHLERARMAAQRRIIGAVTSVGPVATRLVRAMQRIYETRGLDIRMIGDESLRFAGEQQDLEEMLGNLLDNACKWAKGEVVVSLRGVTERIGGDRAMLRIEVADDGAGLTPEQRREALKRGKRLDETVPGSGLGLSIVAELAGLYGGRLSLEQSELGGLGAVLELPSV, from the coding sequence ATGTCCGGTCAGCCCCAATCGCTTGCTTTCCGTCTGCTGTTCACGGCCGTGCTCTGGAGCGCGGTGACGCTGGTGCTCGCCGGTCTCTTTATCACGACACTTTATCAACGCTCGGTAGAACGCGCGTTCGACGAGCGTCTCGGTGTGTATTTGAAGGTTCTGATCGGCGAACTGACTTTTGACGCCGATACGTCCGCGGAACTCCCCGATCCCGGCAATCTCGGCGAGCCGCGCTTCGCGCTGCCCTTGTCGGGCTGGTATTGGCTGATATCGCGCGCCGATACCGCTGCCATCGTACTGACGTCGGAGTCTCTGGCCGGCGACACGCTGGCACTCCCGGCACCGAGCGAAGCGGCTGCGACAGGGTCCCGCCCCTGGAAGGGCTATGGCATCGGACCGGGCGGGACCGAATTGCGCATCTTGTCCCGCCGCATCACTTTCCCTGACAACACCGCCTATCTCGTTACGGTTGCCGGCAATGCCGATGATATTCGAAACGAGATTTCGGGCTTCCGCTACAGCGTGGCTGGTGCTCTCGCGCTGCTCGGTATCGGGCTGGTGATCGGCATCATCCTGCAGGTCCGTATCGGCCTGCGGCCGCTCGGGCGGATGCGCGAGGCGCTTGCGGCGATCCGCACCGGATCGAAGGACCGCCTCGATGGGGAATATCCCCGCGATATTGCGCCGCTCGCGAATGAACTGAACGCTCTCATCGAATCCAATCGTCAGGTGGTGGAGCGCGCCCGCACCCATGTCGGCAATCTTGCGCATGCGCTGAAAACGCCATTGAGCGTGATCCTCAACGAATCTCGTGCGCAGAGCGGTCCGCTCGCGAACAAGGTCGTCGAGCAGTCGGAACAGATGCAGGACCAGATCGCACATCATCTTGAACGCGCGCGAATGGCCGCACAGCGGCGTATTATCGGCGCAGTTACTTCCGTCGGGCCGGTCGCGACCCGTCTGGTGCGCGCGATGCAGCGGATTTACGAAACCCGCGGGCTCGATATCCGCATGATTGGCGACGAGAGCCTGCGTTTTGCCGGCGAGCAGCAGGATCTTGAAGAAATGCTCGGCAACCTCCTCGACAATGCCTGCAAATGGGCAAAAGGGGAGGTTGTGGTGTCGCTCCGCGGCGTGACTGAGCGCATCGGCGGCGATCGCGCGATGCTACGCATCGAGGTTGCCGACGATGGTGCCGGACTGACACCCGAACAGCGCCGCGAAGCACTCAAGCGCGGCAAGCGCCTGGACGAAACCGTGCCGGGCTCCGGCCTTGGATTGTCGATCGTTGCCGAACTTGCCGGACTCTATGGCGGGC